One part of the Arachidicoccus terrestris genome encodes these proteins:
- a CDS encoding class I SAM-dependent methyltransferase, producing the protein MSENFEQPPHRSDKNHWEGIYAHKSPDQLSWTQAVPQTSLDFIHSFNLSRTARILDVGGGDSRLVDYLLDEGFENITVLDISEHALKRAKDRLGDKATRVKWVVSDINSFHPESRFDLWHDRATFHFLTTRTGMSKYLKTARQSVKGFMVLGTFSMDGPDKCSGLPIKQYSESTLTEELKSGFKKIKCITEMHVTPFDTRQAFLFCSFRKLDA; encoded by the coding sequence ATGTCAGAAAATTTTGAACAACCGCCGCATAGGTCAGACAAAAATCACTGGGAAGGTATTTATGCCCATAAAAGCCCGGACCAGCTGAGTTGGACGCAAGCGGTGCCGCAGACGTCCCTGGATTTTATACACTCGTTTAACCTTTCCAGGACTGCCCGTATTCTGGATGTGGGCGGAGGAGACAGCCGGTTGGTCGACTATCTGTTGGATGAGGGCTTTGAAAACATAACGGTTCTCGACATTTCTGAACACGCGCTTAAAAGGGCAAAAGACCGCCTGGGAGATAAGGCTACCCGGGTTAAATGGGTTGTCAGTGATATTAATTCTTTTCATCCTGAAAGCCGGTTTGATCTCTGGCATGACCGGGCGACCTTCCATTTTCTGACAACAAGAACCGGCATGTCTAAATATCTGAAAACGGCCAGACAAAGTGTAAAGGGCTTTATGGTTCTCGGTACATTCTCTATGGATGGTCCGGATAAATGCAGCGGTCTGCCGATAAAGCAGTATAGCGAATCCACCCTTACTGAAGAATTAAAAAGCGGATTCAAAAAGATTAAGTGTATAACGGAAATGCATGTCACTCCTTTTGATACCAGACAAGCATTTTTATTTTGCAGCTTTAGAAAGCTTGATGCGTAA
- a CDS encoding flavin monoamine oxidase family protein, whose protein sequence is MARTKTILIIGGGLSGLTLAYLAKQKNIKVTVLEAAGRPGGRIHTILGENKTPLELGATWFSDQHRSLLNLIDELDLRKFPQYDQGITLFQTKSFEPAQRFHIPESTQPSYRLAGGTGALIQTLAAKLPPGSLHLNAVVNQVQETDNGIRAILKDGRYFEGDQAFICLPPQVAAAHLRFSPSLPGTLQQILPEVQTWMAGAVKFTVEYDRPFWRTNGYSGMLYSHAGVITEMYDHTNFEEDKFGFTGFLNAGVQHYEAATRREYVLSQLSLLFGEPAAHPTGYYDKIWNEPTLMAGQQVFRRAHFNNGHPTLQEAYMNGKLLFAGSETASLHPGYMEGAVAAAIQAASQL, encoded by the coding sequence ATGGCAAGGACAAAGACAATACTCATTATCGGTGGCGGCCTTAGTGGTCTGACGCTTGCTTATTTAGCAAAACAAAAAAACATTAAGGTAACCGTACTGGAAGCAGCAGGGCGTCCGGGCGGAAGAATTCACACCATTCTGGGCGAAAACAAGACACCTCTCGAACTTGGCGCCACCTGGTTCTCGGATCAACACCGTTCACTGTTAAACTTGATAGATGAATTAGATCTCCGTAAATTTCCGCAGTACGACCAGGGTATTACACTTTTCCAAACTAAATCATTTGAACCGGCTCAGCGGTTTCATATCCCTGAATCAACACAGCCCTCCTACCGGCTGGCCGGCGGTACCGGCGCCTTGATCCAGACGCTGGCAGCGAAACTTCCGCCAGGCAGCCTGCATCTCAATGCGGTTGTCAATCAGGTACAGGAAACAGATAATGGCATCCGGGCCATACTTAAGGACGGAAGGTACTTTGAAGGTGATCAGGCTTTTATATGCCTGCCTCCGCAGGTAGCTGCAGCGCATCTCCGTTTTTCGCCTTCGCTCCCTGGGACCCTGCAACAGATATTACCGGAAGTACAGACCTGGATGGCCGGAGCCGTCAAATTCACGGTAGAATATGACCGTCCGTTCTGGCGAACGAACGGGTATTCCGGGATGCTCTACAGTCACGCAGGCGTGATTACCGAAATGTATGACCATACTAATTTTGAGGAAGATAAATTTGGGTTCACCGGTTTTTTAAACGCCGGTGTGCAGCATTATGAGGCCGCTACGAGAAGAGAATACGTACTCAGCCAATTGAGTCTGTTATTCGGAGAACCAGCAGCGCATCCAACCGGTTATTATGACAAAATATGGAATGAACCGACACTGATGGCAGGGCAGCAAGTATTCAGGCGCGCACATTTTAACAATGGCCACCCTACTCTTCAGGAAGCTTACATGAATGGAAAATTATTATTTGCCGGATCAGAGACCGCAAGTCTGCATCCCGGATATATGGAAGGGGCTGTTGCCGCCGCAATCCAGGCTGCCAGCCAACTTTAA
- a CDS encoding (Fe-S)-binding protein produces the protein MQVPTMAEMLMNSEIPEVLFWVGCAGSFDQRAQGITRAFATILNKTGIKYAVLGKEESCTGDPARRAGNEFLFQMMAYGNIQILNNYQVKKIVTTCPHCFNILKNEYPALGGNYEVVHHSTFLQQLLDEGRIVLKEGGTFKGKKITYHDSCYLGRANDIYEAPRKVLEALDAELVEMKSCRSKGMCCGAGGAQMFKEEEKGDKRINTLRAEQALETEAGIVASACPFCNTMMVDGIKSKQQEDKVIVKDIAELIAESLN, from the coding sequence ATGCAGGTTCCTACAATGGCAGAAATGCTGATGAACAGCGAGATACCGGAGGTTCTTTTCTGGGTCGGCTGTGCAGGCAGCTTCGATCAGCGGGCACAAGGTATTACCAGGGCATTCGCGACTATTTTAAATAAAACCGGTATAAAATATGCGGTTCTGGGCAAAGAGGAAAGCTGTACCGGCGATCCGGCAAGAAGAGCGGGCAATGAATTTTTATTCCAGATGATGGCCTATGGCAATATTCAGATCCTGAATAATTATCAGGTGAAAAAAATTGTGACGACCTGTCCGCATTGTTTTAATATCCTGAAAAATGAATATCCGGCCTTAGGCGGCAATTATGAGGTCGTACACCATAGTACTTTCTTGCAGCAGTTACTTGATGAAGGACGCATTGTTTTAAAAGAGGGTGGTACTTTCAAAGGGAAAAAGATTACGTATCATGACAGCTGTTATCTGGGGCGGGCCAATGATATTTATGAGGCACCGAGAAAAGTGCTGGAGGCGCTGGATGCAGAACTCGTAGAAATGAAGAGCTGCCGTAGCAAAGGCATGTGTTGCGGTGCCGGCGGCGCCCAGATGTTCAAGGAAGAAGAAAAAGGCGACAAACGCATTAATACCTTGCGTGCTGAACAGGCCCTGGAAACAGAGGCCGGCATCGTGGCTTCCGCCTGCCCATTCTGTAACACCATGATGGTGGACGGTATTAAAAGCAAACAGCAGGAAGATAAAGTGATTGTTAAAGACATTGCAGAGCTGATTGCTGAATCATTAAACTGA
- a CDS encoding helix-turn-helix domain-containing protein — MPIVVNLDVMLARRKMQSKELAEKLGITTVNLSILKTGKAKGVRFETLAAICKILQCQPGDILEYVEE, encoded by the coding sequence ATGCCAATTGTTGTAAACCTTGATGTGATGCTGGCCCGGCGGAAGATGCAAAGTAAAGAATTGGCCGAAAAACTTGGGATTACCACTGTGAATCTATCCATCTTGAAAACGGGGAAAGCCAAAGGAGTACGGTTTGAAACGCTTGCTGCAATCTGCAAGATATTGCAATGTCAGCCGGGAGACATCTTAGAATATGTAGAAGAATAA
- a CDS encoding ABC transporter ATP-binding protein, translating to MNTLSIQNLSLIYNDKTKAIDDISLELKNGMFGLLGPNGAGKSSLMKTIVGLQRPTSGHILFNGISTIENPDIMKRQLGFLPQDFNVYPTATTCQLLEHLAILKGMNNAKKRKEQIDMLLHNVNLYDARNKEVRTFSGGMKQRFGVAQALLGSPRLIIVDEPTAGLDPVERNRFNGLLTEISREIIVILSTHLVEDVRNLCSNMAVMQSGKLLCFGKPSKLTMSLKEKIWIKAIPKSELSAYEMRYRVISYQFIESEMLITVFSKEQPPGFQSSNPTLEHFYFFTLNQNN from the coding sequence ATGAACACATTATCAATCCAAAATCTTTCACTGATTTACAACGACAAAACCAAAGCCATTGATGACATTTCTCTTGAACTAAAAAACGGCATGTTTGGCTTGCTGGGCCCAAACGGCGCCGGTAAATCATCACTTATGAAAACCATTGTAGGCCTCCAAAGGCCCACATCGGGACATATCCTGTTTAACGGCATCTCTACTATCGAAAATCCTGATATCATGAAAAGACAACTGGGTTTTCTTCCGCAGGATTTCAACGTCTACCCTACAGCAACCACCTGTCAGTTATTGGAACATTTGGCAATTTTAAAAGGAATGAACAATGCAAAAAAACGTAAGGAGCAAATCGACATGCTCTTGCATAATGTCAATTTATACGACGCAAGAAATAAGGAAGTCCGTACGTTTTCAGGTGGGATGAAGCAGCGTTTCGGGGTCGCTCAGGCACTACTAGGCAGTCCAAGACTGATTATTGTGGATGAACCCACAGCTGGTCTGGATCCGGTGGAACGCAACCGCTTCAATGGTCTTTTGACGGAAATCAGCAGGGAAATAATTGTTATTCTTTCCACACATCTGGTAGAAGATGTAAGGAACCTCTGTTCAAATATGGCAGTCATGCAAAGCGGAAAGCTACTTTGTTTTGGAAAGCCCTCAAAATTGACGATGAGTCTCAAAGAAAAAATATGGATTAAAGCCATCCCGAAATCAGAATTGTCAGCCTACGAAATGAGATACCGGGTCATTAGCTATCAATTTATTGAAAGTGAGATGTTGATCACCGTTTTCTCAAAAGAGCAACCACCGGGTTTCCAAAGTAGTAACCCCACTTTGGAGCATTTTTACTTTTTCACACTCAATCAAAATAACTGA
- a CDS encoding M1 family aminopeptidase: MGRVASFYGIVFIGFTLILLGFVIGQNLRTGPEMGAHFSLVYYLYPLLVFGLENTIVVCSLLFYVAYKTKNRILVVIGGLLVYVLYMVLLMYSGSPFMSDAIPQSKFAQQISAILDPFGLSSYFYISESFSAAQRNNLLVPLNGFFLLNRVFVLSLSSIFVFLGYKSFSFRRPAKHSSKKNVNEAISNQNTFNQHKDFIAVIPAFNISSWVRSIKSYVKLDLLYVFKNIALPATSVLLLFYVGMEIYAEINQGIRLPQKYVSSGLVASTINESFYLLGVLLAAYFANDICWRSHISGFSLIENATFYFKSSLLAHWLSNSLLILFFTFLLITEGVLFQILYGYSHFDIQAYWGVFVFNTFPLILFAAFLVLLNSVLKNKFMALGCTVVAALIFATSVSNKLFSLPLLRFFSGYKGPYSDFNGYGAYLGSFAERLIFGYCVIGILWIIYVLTERKISKWLAISVISVLSILSFNIGSAFLKGYQPENEKEELAWAANYEKQYRKFQDLPQPTIIDVKTRIALYNSKNIYSVNGNYIMKNLSNQPIDNILINFSKDLEIEEADFAFQNQTVQINKKNEKIKLIQPMKPGEVANLSFRIAYKWKAVNRHHSFNSIIRNGSFMRISRYFPSIGYQSSYEIEDKFKRKEYGLGDHTQIRKLETPKTNPQDFINLDMLISTEIDQTAIGTGELIEKWKTGSRQYFHYRSRCPIPFRFAVASAKYAVKSSNYKGIKIDVFYLPQHFQNVQHLIDNTKSALEYCTRNFGPYPFESINFAEISSFTKGFNATAYPAVIFMAEDIAFHANLKADKQQDVINELAGHELSHLWWGNSQISPDNREGQAMLTETLAMYTEMMICKKVYGKEKMLERLKVQCQIYDASKGFAQSQPLYKVTDENPDIYYSKGAIIMVRLSQIIGEETVNKALRNFLEKYKYPNRPITKDVLNELYKVADKKYHRRIKKMFTEL; the protein is encoded by the coding sequence TTGGGAAGGGTTGCCTCTTTTTACGGAATAGTTTTTATTGGATTTACCTTGATTCTTCTTGGCTTTGTGATTGGGCAAAACCTACGGACTGGTCCGGAAATGGGTGCCCATTTCAGCCTTGTTTATTACCTATATCCATTGCTGGTATTTGGTTTGGAAAACACTATAGTAGTTTGCAGTCTTTTGTTTTATGTGGCTTATAAAACTAAAAACAGGATACTTGTAGTAATAGGCGGATTGCTGGTTTACGTCCTTTATATGGTCTTGCTGATGTATTCCGGTTCCCCGTTTATGTCTGACGCTATTCCGCAATCTAAGTTTGCACAACAGATTTCTGCCATACTTGACCCTTTCGGCCTGTCGTCCTATTTTTATATTAGTGAAAGTTTCAGCGCCGCGCAACGAAATAATTTATTGGTACCGTTGAATGGCTTTTTTTTGCTCAATCGCGTTTTTGTGCTTAGTTTATCTTCAATTTTTGTCTTTTTGGGCTACAAGTCATTCTCATTTAGACGGCCTGCCAAACATTCATCCAAGAAAAATGTAAATGAAGCAATATCCAATCAAAATACTTTCAATCAGCATAAAGATTTTATTGCAGTTATACCGGCCTTTAACATCTCATCCTGGGTCCGATCCATCAAGTCCTATGTAAAATTAGATCTGCTGTATGTTTTTAAAAACATAGCCTTGCCGGCTACCTCCGTGCTGCTGTTATTTTATGTAGGGATGGAGATATATGCGGAAATTAACCAAGGTATCCGGCTACCGCAAAAATACGTGTCTTCCGGATTGGTGGCTTCCACCATTAATGAGAGTTTTTATTTATTGGGGGTCTTACTTGCGGCTTATTTTGCAAACGATATTTGTTGGAGAAGCCATATCTCCGGATTCTCATTGATTGAAAATGCCACTTTTTATTTTAAATCATCATTGCTTGCGCATTGGCTGAGCAACAGTTTATTGATTTTATTTTTTACATTCCTATTAATAACGGAAGGGGTTCTGTTCCAAATTTTATATGGATATTCTCATTTTGACATTCAGGCCTACTGGGGTGTTTTCGTTTTCAATACATTTCCACTGATCTTGTTTGCCGCATTTTTAGTTTTGCTCAACAGTGTTTTAAAAAACAAATTTATGGCCTTGGGCTGCACGGTCGTTGCAGCTTTAATTTTCGCTACCTCCGTTTCCAATAAACTGTTCAGCTTGCCATTGTTGCGCTTCTTCTCGGGATATAAAGGTCCTTACAGCGATTTTAACGGCTACGGAGCTTACCTCGGGTCATTCGCAGAACGGCTGATTTTTGGCTATTGTGTTATTGGAATCCTGTGGATTATTTATGTTTTAACCGAAAGAAAAATATCGAAATGGTTAGCAATCTCGGTAATAAGTGTTTTATCCATATTGTCATTTAATATCGGTTCGGCATTCCTGAAAGGCTATCAGCCTGAAAATGAAAAGGAAGAACTGGCATGGGCGGCAAACTATGAAAAGCAATATCGAAAATTTCAAGATCTGCCCCAGCCAACTATCATCGATGTAAAAACTAGAATAGCGCTTTACAACTCAAAAAATATCTATTCTGTCAATGGAAACTATATTATGAAAAATTTGAGTAATCAGCCCATTGATAATATATTGATTAATTTCAGCAAGGATTTGGAGATAGAAGAGGCAGACTTCGCCTTTCAAAACCAAACCGTCCAAATCAATAAAAAGAATGAAAAAATAAAACTAATACAGCCGATGAAACCCGGTGAGGTAGCCAATCTCTCATTTAGAATCGCATATAAATGGAAGGCAGTCAACCGGCACCATTCTTTTAATTCCATTATCAGAAACGGGTCCTTTATGCGCATCAGCCGTTACTTTCCTTCAATTGGCTATCAATCCTCATATGAAATAGAAGACAAATTTAAAAGAAAAGAATATGGTTTGGGCGATCATACTCAAATTAGAAAATTGGAAACCCCAAAAACCAATCCGCAAGATTTTATTAACTTAGATATGCTCATTTCAACCGAAATTGACCAAACGGCCATTGGAACCGGGGAGCTCATTGAAAAATGGAAAACAGGAAGCCGGCAATATTTTCATTATCGGTCCCGGTGCCCCATTCCCTTTCGATTCGCGGTTGCCTCTGCAAAATATGCCGTAAAAAGTTCGAATTATAAAGGCATTAAAATTGACGTATTTTACCTTCCGCAACATTTTCAGAACGTTCAGCACCTGATTGACAACACAAAATCGGCTTTGGAATACTGTACGAGAAATTTCGGACCCTATCCTTTCGAGTCAATCAATTTTGCCGAAATTTCTTCTTTTACAAAGGGTTTTAATGCAACGGCTTATCCTGCCGTAATATTTATGGCGGAAGATATTGCGTTCCACGCCAACCTCAAGGCCGACAAACAGCAGGATGTTATCAACGAACTTGCAGGGCACGAACTTTCTCATCTGTGGTGGGGCAACAGCCAAATATCCCCTGACAACAGGGAAGGTCAAGCAATGCTTACAGAAACCCTAGCAATGTACACCGAAATGATGATTTGCAAAAAAGTGTACGGAAAGGAAAAGATGCTCGAAAGATTGAAGGTACAGTGCCAAATATATGATGCATCAAAAGGTTTTGCACAAAGTCAGCCTTTGTATAAAGTAACTGATGAAAATCCAGATATTTACTATTCTAAAGGGGCCATCATTATGGTCAGGCTAAGCCAGATTATCGGCGAAGAAACCGTCAATAAAGCTTTGCGGAATTTTCTCGAAAAATATAAGTATCCCAATCGCCCCATCACCAAAGACGTTCTGAATGAATTATATAAGGTTGCCGATAAAAAATATCATCGTAGAATCAAAAAAATGTTTACTGAATTATAG
- the ung gene encoding uracil-DNA glycosylase: MNVQIAPSWKKVLESEFEKPYFKGIVDFLKAEKALKKTIYPPGPLIFNAFEQTPFENVKVVILGQDPYHGPGQAHGLAFSVNKGIPLPPSLKNIFKELQTDIGMPMPPHGDLTHWARQGVLLLNATLTVRASEANSHAKIGWMEFTDAVISKIGAVHSGVVFLLWGRFAQQKEALIHPSRHHVLKAAHPSPLSAFNGFFGCRHFSKANELLVKQKKDPIDWSLSN, encoded by the coding sequence ATGAATGTACAGATCGCTCCTAGCTGGAAAAAAGTATTGGAATCAGAATTCGAGAAGCCTTATTTTAAAGGGATCGTCGATTTTTTGAAAGCAGAAAAGGCACTCAAGAAAACCATCTATCCGCCTGGTCCGCTCATATTCAATGCCTTTGAGCAAACGCCTTTTGAAAACGTCAAGGTTGTTATACTAGGCCAGGACCCTTATCACGGCCCTGGTCAGGCACATGGGCTGGCGTTTTCTGTAAACAAGGGCATCCCACTGCCCCCCTCTCTTAAAAATATCTTTAAAGAACTGCAGACAGATATCGGCATGCCGATGCCGCCTCACGGAGATCTTACCCATTGGGCACGACAGGGAGTACTTTTGCTGAATGCCACATTGACGGTCCGTGCTTCAGAAGCCAACAGCCACGCGAAAATCGGCTGGATGGAATTTACCGATGCGGTGATCTCTAAGATCGGAGCTGTTCATAGTGGCGTCGTGTTTTTACTCTGGGGGCGGTTTGCCCAGCAAAAAGAAGCCCTGATTCACCCATCCAGGCATCACGTATTAAAAGCCGCACACCCCTCTCCGCTGAGCGCCTTTAATGGCTTCTTTGGCTGCCGGCACTTTAGTAAAGCCAACGAGCTGCTGGTCAAGCAGAAAAAGGATCCAATTGACTGGAGCCTCAGCAACTGA
- a CDS encoding lysophospholipid acyltransferase family protein, with translation MKGIKNIFGRIWAAWALVVFFLTMLPALVIMLRCTWLRDPAKAGWQQSVSRVWMRIFFALTGCRRKMIHEALYKKGQNYIVVCNHNSFLDVMVTNPFLPGISKTIAKKSMASIPLFGWIYRWGSVLVDRASELSRRQSYQSMKDVLALGMDMLLFPEGTRNKSGQPLGKFQSGAFRLAIETQTPIIPVVIIGTKKMMPADKSFYLLPGTIELHFLPPVTPDGLTHIQLSRQIFESMWNYYEANY, from the coding sequence TTGAAAGGGATTAAAAATATCTTTGGACGAATATGGGCTGCCTGGGCGCTGGTGGTGTTTTTCCTCACTATGCTACCCGCCCTTGTAATCATGCTCAGATGCACCTGGCTCAGAGATCCCGCGAAAGCCGGCTGGCAGCAATCCGTATCTCGTGTATGGATGCGGATATTTTTCGCGCTAACAGGATGCAGACGCAAAATGATCCACGAAGCGCTGTACAAAAAAGGCCAGAATTATATAGTCGTATGTAATCATAACAGCTTTTTGGATGTCATGGTCACCAATCCGTTTTTGCCGGGAATTTCCAAAACCATCGCTAAAAAAAGTATGGCCTCCATTCCACTATTTGGCTGGATCTATAGGTGGGGCTCTGTACTGGTAGACCGCGCCAGTGAACTCAGCCGCCGGCAGAGCTACCAGTCGATGAAAGATGTGCTTGCCTTAGGCATGGATATGCTGCTCTTCCCCGAGGGGACCAGAAACAAATCCGGCCAGCCACTGGGAAAATTTCAGAGCGGCGCCTTCCGTTTGGCTATCGAAACCCAGACCCCCATCATTCCCGTTGTTATTATAGGTACAAAAAAAATGATGCCGGCAGATAAGTCTTTTTACTTGCTGCCCGGCACCATAGAATTACATTTTTTACCGCCAGTTACGCCTGATGGCCTGACCCATATTCAGCTTAGCCGTCAGATTTTTGAATCCATGTGGAATTACTATGAGGCGAATTATTAA
- the ricT gene encoding regulatory iron-sulfur-containing complex subunit RicT, which translates to MGCGSCGTKPNGCKSNGGCSTGSCNRLNVHDWLMNLPMSDEESSCKIIELSFKNGSRKDFFRNNSLQHFEKGEYVTIEGVSGFDVGEVSLTGELVRVQMKKKGVKEFSPDIKKILRRSSDRDIELFKQSKSREQKVLMRCREIARDLKLAMKLSEVEIQADGKKATFFYTADERVDFREMIKAYASEFKVKVEMRQIGIRQEAGKVGGIGSCGRELCCSTWLTDFKSVNTTAARYQNLSINQTKLSGQCGRLKCCLNYELDTYLDALQHFPNNADKLEIQRGRATLVKKDIFKDLMWYTLPDSNKQYPLTLKRVHEILRLNAEGERPENLEAIELVGKQHEVEPSFVDVVGQISLRSLERSDKKRKNKSRSERDRNRGNDRERRGGQGPNNQAGVEGAKTKGRPDKDRSNKPPRNNRSQGDNSDQESQGQGRNSNTGQQKRGNTNGNARRNNQGNSNSKGNGPRPPRNNGGQAGQQPRTENKQDDRQEGRRPRPGRDAGKDRGGENKGSEGTPA; encoded by the coding sequence ATGGGTTGTGGAAGTTGTGGCACCAAGCCAAATGGCTGCAAAAGCAATGGTGGCTGTAGCACAGGTAGTTGTAACCGGTTGAATGTACATGACTGGTTAATGAATCTGCCAATGAGTGATGAGGAAAGCAGCTGCAAGATCATTGAATTAAGCTTTAAGAACGGTAGTCGTAAAGACTTTTTTAGGAATAATTCGCTCCAGCATTTTGAGAAAGGTGAATATGTAACCATCGAAGGCGTTAGTGGCTTTGATGTAGGCGAAGTTAGCCTTACAGGCGAACTTGTGCGGGTACAGATGAAGAAAAAAGGCGTTAAGGAGTTTAGTCCGGATATCAAAAAGATCCTGCGGCGCAGTAGTGACCGCGATATAGAGCTCTTCAAACAAAGCAAATCCAGAGAACAAAAAGTCTTGATGCGTTGCCGGGAAATCGCCCGCGATCTCAAGCTGGCCATGAAGCTTTCAGAAGTGGAAATCCAGGCAGATGGAAAAAAGGCCACTTTCTTTTATACAGCAGACGAAAGAGTGGACTTTAGAGAAATGATTAAAGCCTATGCTTCTGAGTTCAAGGTAAAAGTGGAGATGCGTCAGATCGGTATTCGTCAGGAAGCCGGTAAGGTAGGCGGAATTGGTAGTTGTGGCAGAGAACTATGCTGCAGTACCTGGCTGACAGACTTTAAAAGCGTGAATACAACAGCTGCCAGATACCAAAATCTGAGTATCAATCAAACCAAATTAAGTGGGCAGTGTGGCCGTTTAAAGTGCTGCCTGAACTATGAGCTCGATACTTATTTAGATGCCCTGCAGCATTTTCCCAATAATGCCGATAAGCTGGAGATCCAGCGTGGCCGGGCTACACTTGTTAAAAAAGATATATTTAAGGACTTAATGTGGTATACATTACCTGACAGTAATAAGCAGTATCCATTGACTCTCAAGCGGGTGCATGAGATACTTCGATTAAATGCTGAAGGTGAAAGGCCGGAAAACCTGGAAGCTATTGAACTTGTCGGCAAGCAACATGAAGTGGAACCAAGTTTTGTAGATGTTGTCGGGCAAATCAGCTTAAGGTCTCTTGAACGCAGTGATAAGAAGCGGAAAAACAAGAGCCGCAGTGAGCGTGACCGTAATCGGGGTAATGATAGGGAGCGTCGCGGTGGTCAGGGCCCGAATAATCAGGCCGGCGTGGAGGGCGCCAAAACCAAAGGCAGACCGGATAAAGACCGCAGTAACAAACCGCCTCGTAATAACCGGTCCCAAGGCGACAACAGTGATCAGGAATCACAGGGCCAGGGTCGTAATAGTAATACTGGGCAGCAAAAGCGCGGTAATACCAACGGTAACGCCAGAAGAAATAACCAGGGGAACTCTAATAGCAAAGGAAATGGTCCTAGGCCCCCCAGGAATAATGGCGGCCAGGCCGGGCAACAGCCGAGAACTGAAAATAAACAGGATGACAGGCAGGAAGGTCGTAGACCCAGGCCGGGAAGAGACGCTGGTAAGGATAGAGGCGGTGAGAACAAAGGGAGCGAAGGAACGCCTGCATAA
- a CDS encoding DNA polymerase III subunit yields MRFSDIIGQGATKKQLVEMVSRNRLSHALFFLGKEGTGALPLAIAFAQYILCENKSEGESCGVCPACKKSAAFMHPDIHYSFPVIPKKSGDKPISSDYLPEWREFLSGLPYGNVYDWLQSIQAENKQGNITTEECNDIFRKLALKSFEAEYKILILWMPEYLGVAGNKLLKLIEEPPEKTLFILVAENEEKVLGTILSRTQLVKIPALDNQQVAQALEQRAGLTADTALELAALADGNYREAIHLAGHNAEDWQSYLRDWLNALLKGGNIMLVKWIEEVSKLGRENQKQFLYYFNHLLGQSIRLRILGPEGFPISDKDRDFALRLNKITSVSQQEVIVEELDKAAYYIERNANPKMLFHALSIKLRHIIQQKTLILAG; encoded by the coding sequence ATGAGATTCAGCGATATTATAGGTCAGGGCGCTACCAAAAAACAGTTGGTCGAAATGGTCAGCAGAAACCGGTTGAGCCATGCCTTGTTTTTTTTAGGCAAGGAAGGGACAGGGGCCCTGCCACTGGCCATCGCTTTTGCTCAATATATTCTCTGTGAAAACAAATCAGAAGGAGAATCCTGTGGCGTTTGCCCTGCCTGTAAAAAATCAGCCGCTTTTATGCATCCGGATATCCATTATTCTTTTCCGGTTATTCCTAAAAAATCGGGAGATAAGCCCATCAGCTCAGATTATCTTCCGGAGTGGCGGGAATTTCTCAGCGGATTACCTTACGGGAATGTCTATGATTGGTTGCAATCCATCCAGGCGGAAAACAAACAGGGGAATATCACGACAGAGGAGTGTAATGATATTTTTCGCAAGCTAGCACTAAAGAGTTTTGAAGCAGAATATAAAATACTGATTCTCTGGATGCCTGAATATCTGGGCGTGGCAGGTAATAAGCTCCTGAAACTCATTGAGGAACCCCCCGAGAAGACACTGTTTATTCTGGTGGCCGAGAATGAAGAAAAAGTACTTGGCACCATTTTAAGCCGTACCCAGTTAGTGAAGATACCGGCTTTGGACAATCAGCAAGTGGCGCAGGCCCTTGAGCAGCGGGCCGGCCTGACAGCTGATACAGCATTGGAGTTGGCAGCCCTGGCGGACGGCAATTACCGGGAAGCCATTCATCTGGCCGGCCATAATGCGGAAGACTGGCAGTCTTACCTCAGAGACTGGCTTAATGCCTTGCTTAAAGGAGGTAACATTATGCTTGTCAAATGGATCGAGGAGGTGTCAAAGCTTGGAAGAGAGAACCAAAAGCAATTTCTGTATTATTTTAACCATCTGTTAGGCCAAAGTATCCGCCTCAGAATTTTGGGCCCTGAAGGGTTCCCGATTTCTGACAAAGACCGTGATTTTGCCCTCAGACTCAACAAGATCACCTCAGTGAGTCAACAGGAAGTAATTGTGGAAGAACTGGATAAGGCCGCCTATTATATTGAGCGGAACGCCAACCCCAAAATGCTGTTTCATGCACTTAGTATCAAACTAAGACATATTATTCAACAGAAAACATTAATTTTGGCTGGTTAG